The Streptomyces sp. DH-12 genome has a window encoding:
- a CDS encoding excinuclease ABC subunit UvrA encodes MVTSTGPQRPGGHVADSHDLIRVYGARENNLKDVSVELPKRRLTVFTGVSGSGKSSLVFDTIAAESQRMINETYSAFVQGFMPTLARPEVDVLEGLTTAITVDQQRMGSDPRSTVGTATDANAMLRILFSRLGKPYFGPPGAFSFNVASVSASGGFTVDRGAEKTKTEKVTFSRTGGMCTRCEGRGTVTDIDLTQLYDDSKSLSEDPFTIPTYTGGGWVVRVIAESGFFDPDKPIRKYTKKELHDFLYREPTKVKIGGVNLTYEGLIPKLQKSMLSKDREAMQPHIRAFVDRAVTFTDCPECDGTRLTEGARSSKIEGISIADACAMEIRDLAEWVRGLDEPSVAPLLTALQHTLDSFVEIGLGYLSLDRPSGTLSGGEAQRVKMIRHLGSSLTDVTYVFDEPTIGLHPHDIQRMNDLLLRLRDKGNTVLVVEHKPEAIAIADHVVDLGPGAGTGGGTVCFEGTVEGLRASGTITGRHLDDRASLKDTVREPAGALEIRGASANNLRNVDVDIPLGVLTVVTGVAGSGKSSLVHRSIPSGQGVIAVDQTPIRGSRRSNPATYTGLLEPIRKAFAKANGVKPALFSANSEGACPTCNGAGVVFTDLGMMAGVSTTCEDCGGKRFDASVLEYRFGGRDISEVLGMSVTDAEEFFREGEARLPAAHRIVQRMADVGLGYLTLGQPLTTLSGGERQRLKLATHMGEKGGVYVLDEPTTGLHLADIEQLLRLLDRLVDSGKSVIVIEHHQAVMAHADWIIDLGPGAGHDGGRVVFEGTPAELVAARSTLTGEHLAQYVGA; translated from the coding sequence ATGGTCACGAGCACGGGCCCGCAGCGGCCGGGCGGTCACGTCGCCGACAGCCACGACCTGATCCGCGTGTACGGGGCGCGCGAGAACAACCTCAAGGACGTCAGCGTCGAGCTGCCCAAGCGCCGCCTGACCGTGTTCACCGGCGTGTCCGGCTCGGGCAAGAGCTCGCTGGTCTTCGACACCATCGCCGCCGAGTCGCAGCGGATGATCAACGAGACGTACAGCGCCTTCGTGCAGGGGTTCATGCCCACGCTGGCCCGTCCCGAGGTCGACGTGCTCGAGGGCCTCACCACGGCGATCACCGTCGACCAGCAGCGGATGGGCTCCGACCCGCGCTCCACGGTCGGCACCGCCACCGACGCCAACGCGATGCTGCGCATCCTCTTCAGCCGGCTCGGCAAGCCCTACTTCGGCCCGCCCGGGGCGTTCTCCTTCAACGTGGCCTCGGTGTCGGCGAGCGGCGGCTTCACCGTCGACCGCGGCGCCGAGAAGACCAAGACGGAGAAGGTGACGTTCTCCCGGACCGGCGGCATGTGCACCCGCTGCGAGGGCCGCGGCACCGTCACCGACATCGACCTCACCCAGCTCTACGACGACTCCAAGTCGCTGAGCGAGGACCCCTTCACCATCCCCACCTACACCGGCGGCGGCTGGGTGGTGCGGGTCATCGCCGAGTCGGGCTTCTTCGACCCGGACAAGCCGATCCGGAAGTACACCAAGAAGGAACTCCACGACTTCCTGTACCGCGAGCCCACCAAGGTGAAGATCGGCGGGGTCAACCTCACCTACGAGGGGCTGATCCCCAAGCTGCAGAAGTCGATGCTCAGCAAGGACCGTGAGGCGATGCAGCCGCACATCCGGGCCTTCGTGGACCGGGCGGTCACCTTCACCGACTGCCCCGAGTGCGACGGCACCCGGCTCACCGAGGGCGCCCGCTCCTCGAAGATCGAGGGCATCAGCATCGCCGACGCCTGCGCCATGGAGATCAGGGACCTGGCCGAGTGGGTGCGCGGCCTCGACGAGCCGTCCGTGGCGCCGCTGCTCACCGCGCTGCAGCACACCCTCGACTCGTTCGTGGAGATCGGCCTGGGCTATCTCTCGCTGGACCGGCCGTCGGGCACCCTGTCCGGCGGTGAGGCGCAGCGGGTCAAGATGATCCGGCACCTCGGCTCGTCGCTCACCGACGTCACGTACGTCTTCGACGAGCCCACCATCGGGCTGCACCCGCACGACATCCAGCGGATGAACGACCTGCTGCTGCGGCTGCGCGACAAGGGCAACACGGTGCTCGTGGTCGAGCACAAGCCGGAGGCCATCGCGATCGCCGACCACGTCGTCGACCTGGGTCCCGGCGCCGGCACCGGGGGCGGCACGGTCTGTTTCGAGGGCACCGTCGAGGGGCTGCGGGCCAGCGGCACGATCACCGGCCGCCACCTCGACGACCGCGCCTCTCTCAAGGACACCGTCCGCGAGCCCGCCGGCGCCCTGGAGATCCGCGGCGCCTCGGCGAACAACCTGCGGAACGTCGACGTCGACATCCCGCTCGGCGTGCTCACCGTCGTCACCGGCGTGGCCGGCTCCGGCAAGAGCTCCCTGGTGCACCGCTCGATCCCGTCCGGCCAGGGCGTGATCGCGGTCGACCAGACCCCGATCCGCGGCTCCCGGCGCAGCAACCCCGCCACCTACACCGGACTCCTCGAGCCGATCCGCAAGGCGTTCGCCAAGGCCAACGGCGTGAAGCCCGCGCTGTTCAGCGCCAACTCCGAGGGCGCCTGCCCCACCTGCAACGGCGCCGGGGTCGTCTTCACCGACCTGGGCATGATGGCCGGCGTCTCCACCACCTGCGAGGACTGTGGCGGCAAGCGGTTCGACGCGTCGGTGCTGGAGTACCGCTTCGGCGGCCGCGACATCAGCGAGGTGCTCGGGATGTCGGTGACCGACGCGGAGGAGTTCTTCCGCGAGGGCGAGGCGCGGCTGCCGGCCGCCCACAGGATCGTGCAGCGGATGGCGGACGTCGGGCTCGGCTACCTCACCCTCGGCCAGCCGCTCACCACCCTCTCCGGCGGAGAACGCCAGCGCCTCAAGCTCGCCACGCACATGGGCGAGAAGGGCGGGGTGTACGTGCTCGACGAGCCGACCACCGGTCTGCACCTCGCCGACATCGAGCAGCTCCTCCGGCTGCTCGACCGGCTGGTCGACTCCGGCAAGTCGGTGATCGTCATCGAGCACCACCAGGCCGTCATGGCGCACGCCGACTGGATCATCGACCTGGGCCCCGGCGCCGGCCACGACGGCGGACGGGTCGTCTTCGAGGGCACCCCGGCCGAGCTGGTCGCCGCCCGCTCCACGCTGACCGGCGAGCACCTCGCGCAGTACGTCGGCGCCTGA
- a CDS encoding PPOX class F420-dependent oxidoreductase, which yields MTQDAEQNALLALLSEGHDGVLVTLKRDGRPQLSNVMHAYYPDERIIRVSLTEDRAKTRNLRRDPRASYHVTTPDRWAYTVAEGTAELSPVAGQPYDETVEELIRLYRDVNGEHEDWEGYRAAMVRDRRLVLRLRVERAYGIPRRGAGT from the coding sequence ATGACCCAGGACGCAGAACAGAACGCACTGCTCGCCCTGCTCTCCGAGGGGCACGACGGAGTGCTCGTCACGCTGAAACGCGACGGACGGCCCCAGCTGTCCAACGTCATGCACGCCTACTACCCCGACGAGCGGATCATCCGCGTCTCCCTCACCGAGGACCGGGCGAAGACCCGCAACCTGCGGCGCGACCCCCGGGCGTCCTACCACGTCACCACCCCGGACCGCTGGGCCTACACGGTGGCCGAGGGCACCGCCGAGCTGTCGCCGGTCGCCGGGCAGCCGTACGACGAGACGGTGGAGGAGCTGATCCGGCTGTACCGGGACGTCAACGGCGAGCACGAGGACTGGGAGGGGTACCGGGCGGCGATGGTCCGCGACCGCCGGCTGGTGCTGCGGCTGCGCGTCGAACGGGCGTACGGCATCCCGCGCCGCGGCGCCGGGACGTAG
- a CDS encoding serine hydrolase domain-containing protein: protein MAVLRQEADPGEAGLDADALGRLDRELARRVDDGEMPGFLVAVARAGRVAHLTAYGARDVAAGLPVESDTLWRIYSMTKPVTTVGALMLVEDGLLSLDDEVGRHLPAFAEPRVYVDGSGEEVRTRPASGPLLVRHLMTHTAGLTFAFYHAHPVDALYRAAGLESSVAPGTDLAGTTDVYAGLPLLFDPGTRWNYSVATNVLGRIVEVVSGRPLDTYLTERVFRPLGMTDAGFEVSDAQADRLAELYGETDAGGIEPIAGLPLRGRPRFLSGSGGMVASAHDMHRFMELLRRNGELDGTRLLRPETVRLMTRNHLPGGADLRTAGVPPHDDPGNEGVGFGLGVSVVVDPSRTREPSGPGAYGWSGVATTTFWVDPGRDLTVQFYTQVRPRSSHTVFRDLKRLVHEALAG, encoded by the coding sequence ATGGCGGTACTGCGGCAGGAGGCCGACCCCGGCGAGGCCGGGCTGGACGCGGACGCGCTGGGACGGCTGGACCGGGAACTGGCCCGCCGGGTCGACGACGGGGAGATGCCCGGGTTCCTGGTGGCCGTCGCCCGTGCGGGGCGCGTGGCGCATCTGACGGCGTACGGGGCGCGGGACGTGGCGGCCGGACTGCCGGTGGAGAGCGACACCCTGTGGCGGATCTACTCCATGACCAAGCCGGTCACCACCGTGGGCGCGCTGATGCTGGTGGAGGACGGGCTGCTGTCCCTGGACGACGAGGTGGGCCGGCACCTCCCGGCGTTCGCGGAGCCGCGCGTGTACGTGGACGGCTCGGGCGAGGAGGTGCGGACGCGTCCGGCGTCCGGCCCGCTGCTGGTGCGGCACCTGATGACGCACACCGCCGGACTGACGTTCGCCTTCTACCACGCCCATCCGGTCGACGCGCTGTACCGCGCGGCCGGGCTGGAGTCGTCGGTGGCACCGGGCACGGACCTCGCCGGGACGACGGACGTGTACGCCGGCCTGCCGTTGCTGTTCGACCCGGGCACGCGGTGGAACTACTCCGTCGCCACGAACGTGCTCGGCCGGATCGTCGAGGTCGTCTCCGGGCGCCCCCTCGACACGTATCTGACCGAGCGTGTCTTCCGGCCGCTCGGCATGACGGACGCCGGGTTCGAGGTGAGCGACGCGCAGGCGGACCGGCTCGCGGAGCTGTACGGCGAGACGGACGCGGGCGGCATCGAGCCGATCGCCGGACTGCCGCTGCGGGGCCGCCCCCGCTTCCTGTCCGGCAGCGGCGGCATGGTGGCCTCCGCCCACGACATGCACCGCTTCATGGAACTGCTGCGCCGCAACGGCGAACTCGACGGCACGCGGCTGCTCCGCCCGGAGACGGTCCGGCTGATGACCCGCAACCACCTCCCGGGCGGCGCCGATCTGCGCACCGCGGGCGTCCCCCCGCACGACGACCCCGGCAACGAGGGCGTCGGGTTCGGCCTCGGCGTCTCCGTGGTCGTCGACCCGTCGCGCACCCGGGAACCGTCCGGTCCCGGCGCCTACGGCTGGAGCGGGGTGGCCACCACCACCTTCTGGGTCGACCCCGGCCGCGACCTGACCGTGCAGTTCTACACGCAGGTGCGGCCCAGGTCCTCCCACACCGTCTTCCGCGACCTCAAACGGCTGGTGCACGAGGCACTCGCCGGATGA
- the ribA gene encoding GTP cyclohydrolase II, giving the protein MTEKIGVLGTQSQRRTGVERVVNAPLPTVYGAFQAVGYLDHDRGDEQVALVHGDLGADRVLTRLHSECLTGDAFGSQHCECGDQLAAALRAVVAEGAGVVVYLRGHEGRGIGLLAKLRAMALQAEGLDTVEANLALGLPVDARDYAVAAGMLKDLGVRSVRLMSNNPRKREALVRHGVQVEEQVPLLIEPCESNITYLRTKRERLDHHLPHLDAVAHLS; this is encoded by the coding sequence ATGACAGAAAAAATAGGCGTACTCGGCACGCAGTCTCAGCGGCGGACCGGTGTGGAGCGCGTCGTGAATGCGCCGCTGCCCACTGTGTACGGGGCGTTCCAGGCGGTCGGTTACCTGGACCACGACCGCGGTGACGAACAGGTGGCCCTCGTCCACGGCGACCTGGGCGCGGACCGGGTGCTCACCCGGCTGCACTCGGAGTGCCTCACCGGCGACGCCTTCGGCTCCCAGCACTGCGAGTGCGGGGACCAGCTGGCCGCGGCGCTGCGCGCGGTCGTCGCCGAAGGCGCGGGCGTCGTCGTCTACTTGCGGGGCCACGAAGGCCGTGGCATCGGGCTGCTCGCCAAGCTGCGCGCGATGGCGCTGCAGGCGGAGGGCCTGGACACCGTGGAGGCGAACCTGGCGCTCGGGCTGCCGGTCGACGCCCGTGACTACGCCGTCGCCGCCGGGATGCTCAAGGACCTGGGTGTGCGGTCGGTGCGGCTGATGTCCAACAACCCGCGCAAGCGGGAGGCGCTGGTGCGGCACGGCGTGCAGGTCGAGGAACAGGTGCCGCTGCTGATCGAGCCGTGCGAGAGCAACATCACCTACCTGCGCACCAAGCGGGAGCGGCTCGACCACCACCTGCCGCACCTGGACGCGGTGGCGCACCTGTCCTGA
- a CDS encoding creatininase family protein → MGGSHERSAAYGPVHGLLPADTTEDVRTRGAGVSRQIAVLPVGSYEQHGPFLPLATDTLVACAIARAVADAHPVHLLPPVTVSCSHEHAAWPGTVSLSSVTLHAVVRDIADSLRRSGVDTLVLVNGHGGNYVLGNVVQEASARGERMALFPAPEDWEAARVRAGVETSLLTDMHAGEIETSILLHTSPEVLRPGYETSDHVSDDRRHLLTTGMSAYTDSGVIGRPSLGTAEKGKELLASLADSFAAYFSLLASDG, encoded by the coding sequence ATGGGTGGTTCACACGAGCGATCGGCGGCATACGGCCCGGTGCACGGTCTGTTGCCGGCGGACACTACTGAGGATGTACGGACGCGGGGAGCCGGCGTCTCACGTCAGATCGCGGTACTTCCGGTCGGGAGTTACGAACAGCACGGTCCCTTCCTGCCGCTGGCGACGGACACCCTGGTCGCCTGCGCGATCGCGAGGGCGGTCGCCGACGCCCACCCCGTGCACCTCCTGCCTCCGGTGACGGTCTCCTGCTCGCACGAGCACGCGGCCTGGCCGGGGACGGTGTCCCTCTCCTCCGTGACCCTGCACGCGGTGGTGCGGGACATCGCCGACTCGCTGCGCCGCTCGGGCGTCGACACCCTGGTCCTGGTCAACGGGCACGGCGGCAACTACGTGCTGGGCAACGTCGTCCAGGAGGCCTCCGCGCGCGGTGAGCGGATGGCGCTCTTCCCCGCCCCCGAGGACTGGGAGGCGGCGCGGGTGCGCGCCGGAGTCGAAACATCGCTGCTGACCGACATGCACGCGGGTGAAATCGAGACGTCCATTCTTCTGCACACTTCTCCCGAGGTTCTCCGTCCCGGTTACGAAACGTCCGACCACGTCTCGGACGACCGGCGTCATCTGCTCACCACCGGAATGTCCGCCTATACGGATTCCGGTGTCATCGGCCGGCCGTCGCTGGGCACCGCGGAAAAGGGGAAGGAACTTCTCGCGAGCCTGGCGGATTCCTTCGCCGCGTATTTCTCGCTCCTGGCCTCCGACGGCTGA
- a CDS encoding class I SAM-dependent methyltransferase translates to MAPSGSTDGASVIPGAGPAGPRPGERATVRLRGTGEEEPPRYAPEWLQLREPADAAARSCDLLDPLRIRLANLPGRAGGGLVVHDIGCGTGSMGRWLAPRLDGTQHWVLHDRDPYLLHFAAVASPRSAADGSHVTVETRRGDVARLTSDALSGASLVTASALLDVLTREEVGALAAACAGAGCPALLTLSVAGRVELTEPHPMDAEVTEAFNAHQRRGGLLGPDAVTVAAEAFTGHGATVRLNPSPWRLGPEQAALTEQWLRGWVGAAVEERPDMAKRADAYLTERLEACAAGELRAVVHHTDLLALCRPVDGGA, encoded by the coding sequence ATGGCACCCAGCGGCTCCACGGACGGCGCGTCGGTCATCCCCGGCGCCGGACCCGCCGGACCCCGCCCCGGCGAGCGGGCCACCGTGCGGCTGCGGGGCACCGGCGAGGAGGAGCCGCCCCGCTACGCGCCCGAGTGGCTCCAGCTGCGCGAACCGGCCGACGCCGCCGCCCGCTCGTGCGACCTGCTGGACCCGCTGCGCATCCGGCTCGCCAACCTGCCCGGACGGGCCGGCGGCGGTCTCGTCGTGCACGACATCGGCTGCGGCACCGGCTCCATGGGCCGCTGGCTGGCGCCCCGTCTGGACGGCACCCAGCACTGGGTGCTGCACGACCGCGACCCCTACCTGCTGCACTTCGCGGCCGTCGCCTCCCCGCGCTCCGCCGCCGACGGCAGCCACGTGACCGTCGAGACCCGGCGCGGCGACGTCGCCCGGCTCACCTCCGACGCGCTGTCCGGCGCCTCCCTGGTGACGGCGTCCGCCCTGCTCGACGTCCTCACCCGCGAGGAGGTCGGCGCGCTGGCCGCCGCCTGCGCGGGAGCCGGATGTCCGGCGCTGCTCACCCTGTCGGTGGCCGGACGCGTGGAGCTGACGGAGCCGCACCCGATGGACGCGGAGGTCACCGAGGCGTTCAACGCCCACCAGCGCCGCGGCGGCCTCCTCGGCCCGGACGCGGTCACCGTCGCCGCCGAGGCGTTCACCGGGCACGGCGCGACCGTACGGCTGAATCCCAGCCCGTGGCGGCTCGGCCCGGAGCAGGCCGCGCTGACCGAGCAGTGGCTGCGCGGCTGGGTCGGAGCGGCGGTCGAGGAACGGCCGGACATGGCGAAGCGTGCCGACGCCTACCTGACCGAGCGGCTCGAAGCCTGCGCGGCAGGGGAGTTGCGGGCGGTCGTGCACCACACCGACCTGCTCGCCCTGTGCCGGCCGGTGGACGGCGGCGCATGA
- a CDS encoding glycosyltransferase family 4 protein yields MPGTTTGRTRDTTTRTAGRSGAGRLDYVPVQASFRRNGGITPMSLRSAHFVMPGGVDDPSAPSGGNAYDRRVCLDLPGFGWQAHRHPVAGDWPRPDAAARAELARTLRALPDGAVVLLDGLVACGVPEIIVPEAEEGRLRMAVLVHLPLGDETGLDAAVAAELDARERAVLRAVPAVVATSEWAVRRLVSHHGLAPERVHVAAPGADIAPLAPGTDGVSHLLCVAAVTPRKGQHRLVEALAAVTDLPWTCSLVGGLAHDPEYVTHLRGLIRRHGLEDRLELTGPKTGAALDAVYATADLMVLTSYAETYGMAVTEALARGIPVLATDVGGLPEAVGRAPDGGVPGILVPPENPAAIAAELRGWFGEADVRRRLKTAARGRRAALGGWAGTAQSLAGVLRRLPTASGEAA; encoded by the coding sequence ATGCCCGGGACGACGACCGGCAGGACGCGCGACACGACCACCAGGACGGCAGGCCGCAGCGGCGCCGGCCGCCTGGACTACGTGCCCGTGCAGGCGTCCTTCCGGAGGAACGGCGGGATCACCCCCATGTCCCTGCGCTCCGCGCACTTCGTCATGCCGGGCGGGGTCGACGACCCGTCCGCCCCCAGCGGCGGCAACGCCTACGACCGGCGCGTGTGCCTGGACCTGCCCGGCTTCGGCTGGCAGGCGCACCGGCACCCGGTGGCCGGTGACTGGCCCCGCCCCGACGCCGCCGCCCGCGCCGAACTCGCCCGCACCCTGCGCGCACTCCCCGACGGCGCGGTCGTCCTGCTCGACGGGCTGGTCGCCTGCGGGGTGCCGGAGATCATCGTCCCCGAGGCGGAGGAGGGACGCCTGCGCATGGCGGTGCTCGTCCACCTGCCGCTCGGCGACGAGACCGGCCTGGACGCGGCCGTCGCCGCCGAACTGGACGCCCGCGAACGCGCGGTGCTGCGGGCCGTGCCCGCCGTCGTCGCCACCAGCGAGTGGGCGGTGCGCCGGCTCGTCTCCCACCACGGACTCGCCCCCGAGCGGGTCCATGTCGCCGCCCCCGGCGCCGACATCGCGCCCCTCGCGCCCGGCACCGACGGCGTCTCGCACCTGCTGTGCGTCGCCGCGGTGACCCCGCGCAAGGGCCAGCACCGGCTGGTGGAGGCGCTGGCCGCGGTGACCGACCTGCCGTGGACCTGCTCCCTGGTCGGCGGCCTCGCCCACGACCCCGAGTACGTGACCCACCTGCGCGGCCTCATCCGCCGACACGGCTTGGAGGACCGGCTGGAGCTGACCGGCCCGAAGACCGGCGCCGCACTCGACGCCGTGTACGCCACCGCAGACCTGATGGTCCTCACCTCCTACGCGGAGACCTACGGCATGGCCGTCACCGAGGCCCTCGCCCGCGGCATCCCGGTGCTGGCGACCGACGTCGGCGGGCTGCCCGAGGCCGTCGGCCGCGCCCCCGACGGCGGGGTGCCCGGCATCCTCGTCCCGCCGGAGAACCCGGCCGCGATCGCCGCCGAACTGCGCGGCTGGTTCGGCGAGGCCGACGTGCGACGGCGGCTGAAGACGGCCGCCCGCGGGCGGCGGGCCGCGCTCGGCGGCTGGGCCGGCACCGCACAGAGCCTCGCGGGAGTCCTGCGCCGGCTCCCCACCGCGTCCGGGGAGGCGGCATGA
- a CDS encoding 6-carboxytetrahydropterin synthase, with translation MFSITVRDHIMIAHSFRGEVFGPAQRLHGATFLVDATFRREQLDEDNIVVDIGLATQELGAVVGELNYRNLDNEPDFAGVNTSTEYLAKVIADRLAERIHKGALGEGAKGIARIAVTLHESHIAWASYERAL, from the coding sequence TTGTTCAGCATCACCGTCCGCGATCACATCATGATCGCCCACAGCTTCCGCGGCGAGGTCTTCGGACCGGCCCAGCGCCTGCACGGAGCCACGTTCCTCGTGGACGCCACCTTCCGGCGTGAACAGCTGGACGAGGACAACATCGTCGTCGACATCGGCCTGGCCACACAGGAACTCGGGGCCGTCGTCGGCGAGCTGAACTACCGCAACCTCGACAACGAACCCGACTTCGCCGGGGTGAACACGTCCACCGAGTACCTGGCCAAGGTCATAGCCGACCGGCTCGCCGAACGCATCCACAAGGGAGCGCTCGGGGAGGGAGCCAAGGGCATCGCGCGGATCGCCGTCACCCTGCACGAGTCGCACATCGCCTGGGCGAGTTACGAGCGTGCGCTGTGA
- a CDS encoding zinc-binding alcohol dehydrogenase, translating into MNRVARAFWLDSPGRGEIRDVDLPEPGPDEVLVRALYSGVSRGTETLVFRGGVPESQHTAMRAPFQEGDFPAPVKYGYLSVGVVEEGPGSLTGRTVFCLYPHQTRYVVPAAAVTPVPASVPAGRAVLAGTVETAVNALWDAAPLVGDRIAVVGGGMVGCSVAALLARFPGVRVQLVDADPARAKTAEALGVDFALPADADGECDLVVHASATEQGLARALELLRPEGTVVELSWYGDRKVNVPLGEAFHSRRLTVRGSQVGTVSPARAHRGYGDRLALALDLLADPALDALVTGESPFEELPDVMPRLASGDVPALCHRVRYGDPGPGAHA; encoded by the coding sequence ATGAACCGCGTCGCACGTGCGTTCTGGCTCGACTCGCCTGGCCGGGGGGAGATCCGTGACGTGGACCTGCCGGAGCCGGGCCCGGACGAGGTTCTGGTGCGCGCCCTGTACTCGGGGGTGAGCCGTGGCACGGAGACGCTCGTGTTCCGCGGGGGTGTGCCGGAGAGTCAGCACACCGCGATGCGGGCGCCGTTCCAGGAGGGTGACTTCCCGGCGCCGGTGAAGTACGGCTACCTGAGTGTCGGCGTGGTCGAGGAGGGGCCCGGGTCGCTCACCGGGCGGACGGTGTTCTGCCTGTACCCGCACCAGACGCGGTACGTGGTGCCTGCGGCGGCCGTGACGCCGGTGCCCGCGTCGGTGCCGGCCGGGCGGGCGGTGCTCGCCGGCACCGTGGAGACCGCCGTCAACGCCCTGTGGGACGCGGCGCCCCTGGTCGGCGACCGGATCGCCGTGGTCGGCGGCGGGATGGTCGGCTGCTCGGTGGCCGCGCTGCTCGCCCGCTTCCCCGGCGTGCGCGTCCAGCTCGTCGACGCCGACCCGGCGCGGGCGAAGACCGCCGAGGCCCTCGGCGTGGACTTCGCCCTGCCCGCGGACGCCGACGGGGAGTGCGACCTGGTGGTGCACGCCAGCGCCACCGAACAGGGACTCGCCCGCGCGCTGGAACTGCTCCGGCCCGAGGGCACCGTCGTCGAGCTCAGCTGGTACGGCGACCGGAAGGTGAACGTGCCGCTGGGCGAGGCGTTCCACTCCCGGCGGCTGACCGTCCGGGGCAGCCAGGTCGGCACCGTCTCCCCGGCCCGCGCGCACCGCGGCTACGGGGACCGTCTCGCCCTCGCCCTCGACCTGCTCGCCGACCCTGCCCTCGACGCCCTCGTCACCGGTGAGTCGCCCTTCGAGGAACTGCCCGACGTCATGCCCCGCCTCGCCTCCGGCGACGTCCCCGCACTGTGCCACCGGGTGCGCTACGGCGACCCCGGACCCGGCGCACACGCCTGA
- a CDS encoding CDP-alcohol phosphatidyltransferase family protein gives MALNNTYDARLVQQETALGAGVQILLLALIGTTIGMGPAGWVTGLVFATATWAVLSRALHRAGSRTFGPANRVTLGRATLVGGVTALVADSFQDTPPVSLFVGLTAVALVLDGVDGKVARRTGTSTPLGARFDMEVDAFLILVLSVYVSMATGPWVLLIGAMRYVFVAAARVWPWLTAPLPPSTARKTVAALQGVLLLVAASALLPHLVNTGIVALALGLLVWSFGRDVLWLFRTHRATRTAPATTMHRAPRELVAG, from the coding sequence GTGGCCCTGAACAACACGTACGACGCGAGGCTCGTCCAGCAGGAGACCGCCCTGGGGGCGGGCGTGCAGATCCTGCTGCTGGCCCTGATCGGCACCACGATCGGCATGGGCCCCGCGGGGTGGGTCACGGGCCTCGTGTTCGCGACCGCCACCTGGGCGGTGCTGTCCCGGGCCCTGCACCGGGCGGGGTCGCGCACCTTCGGGCCGGCGAACCGGGTCACCCTCGGCCGGGCCACCCTCGTCGGCGGGGTGACCGCGCTGGTGGCGGACTCCTTCCAGGACACACCCCCTGTCTCCCTCTTCGTCGGCCTGACGGCCGTCGCCCTCGTCCTCGACGGCGTCGACGGCAAGGTCGCCCGCAGGACCGGCACCTCCACCCCGCTGGGCGCCCGCTTCGACATGGAGGTCGACGCCTTCCTGATCCTGGTGCTCAGCGTGTACGTGTCGATGGCGACGGGCCCCTGGGTGCTGCTGATCGGCGCCATGCGCTACGTGTTCGTCGCTGCGGCCCGCGTCTGGCCCTGGCTGACCGCGCCGCTCCCTCCCAGCACGGCCCGCAAGACGGTGGCCGCGCTCCAAGGCGTCCTGCTGCTGGTGGCGGCCTCCGCGCTCCTTCCTCACCTGGTGAACACCGGCATCGTGGCGCTGGCCCTCGGCCTGCTGGTGTGGTCGTTCGGCCGTGACGTGCTGTGGCTGTTCCGCACGCACCGGGCGACGCGGACGGCCCCGGCGACGACCATGCACAGGGCACCGCGCGAACTCGTGGCGGGCTGA
- a CDS encoding HD domain-containing protein, giving the protein MRIPGPEEIRALHEKHAPTAEAFASVHRHCEIVWSVAEQLLASPRLAHLDAGLVRAGCLLHDIGVYRLYGEDGRLDHENYIRHGLLGQEILEGEGFPAALCRFCSHHTGVGLTREDVVSQNLPVPPADYLAETAEERLVMYADKFHSKSRPTRFLSPDAYAAQVRRFGEEKVTAFQALRDEFGDPDLARLTPHVVRPPVSS; this is encoded by the coding sequence GTGAGGATTCCGGGACCCGAAGAGATCCGCGCGCTGCACGAGAAGCACGCGCCGACGGCCGAGGCGTTCGCCTCCGTCCACCGCCACTGCGAGATCGTCTGGAGCGTCGCCGAGCAACTGCTGGCGTCGCCGCGCCTCGCCCACCTCGACGCCGGACTGGTCCGGGCCGGCTGCCTCCTGCACGACATCGGCGTCTACCGCCTCTACGGCGAGGACGGACGGCTGGACCACGAGAACTACATCCGGCACGGCCTGCTCGGCCAGGAGATCCTGGAGGGCGAGGGCTTCCCCGCTGCCCTGTGCCGCTTCTGCTCCCACCACACCGGGGTCGGACTGACCCGGGAAGACGTCGTGAGCCAGAACCTCCCCGTCCCGCCCGCCGACTACCTGGCGGAGACGGCGGAGGAGCGGCTGGTGATGTACGCGGACAAGTTCCACTCCAAGTCGCGCCCCACGCGGTTCCTCTCCCCCGATGCCTACGCCGCCCAGGTCCGCCGCTTCGGCGAGGAGAAGGTGACCGCCTTCCAGGCCCTGCGCGACGAGTTCGGCGACCCGGACCTCGCCCGTCTCACCCCGCACGTGGTACGGCCGCCCGTCAGCAGTTGA